A genomic window from Alkalihalobacillus sp. AL-G includes:
- the spoIVA gene encoding stage IV sporulation protein A, giving the protein MEKVDIFKDIAERTGGDIYLGVVGAVRTGKSTFIKKFMELVVLPNIDNESDKARAQDELPQSAAGKTIMTTEPKFVPNTAVKIEVDDGLEVNVRLVDSVGYAVPSAKGYEDEDGPRMIHTPWYEEPIPFHEAAEIGTRKVIQEHSTLGVVVTTDGSIGEIPRYDYVESEERIIDELKEVGKPFIMVINSVHPHHPETEKLRRDLTEKHDIPVLSLSVESMTEHDINNVLREVLYEFPVLEVNVNLPSWVMVLNNEHWLRLSYEESVRDTVKDIKRLRDVDRVVGNFTDFEFIDEARLAGIEMGQGIAEIDLYAPDDLYDQILKEVVGVEIRGKDHLLQLMQEFAHAKSEYDQIADALRMVKQTGYGIAAPALSDMSLDEPEIIRQGSRFGVRLKAVAPSIHMIKVDVESEFAPIIGTEKQSEELVRYLMQDFEDDPLSIWNSDIFGRSLNSIVREGIQAKLSLMPENARYKLKETLERIINEGSGGLIAIIL; this is encoded by the coding sequence ATGGAAAAAGTAGATATCTTTAAGGATATCGCGGAACGGACGGGTGGCGATATTTATTTAGGTGTAGTGGGGGCCGTTCGGACCGGTAAATCTACGTTCATAAAAAAGTTCATGGAACTCGTAGTACTTCCGAACATTGATAACGAGTCAGATAAGGCACGAGCACAGGATGAATTACCACAAAGTGCAGCAGGAAAGACAATCATGACGACTGAGCCGAAGTTTGTCCCGAACACGGCGGTGAAAATTGAAGTTGATGATGGACTGGAAGTGAATGTTCGGCTGGTAGACAGTGTTGGCTATGCGGTTCCGAGTGCAAAAGGTTACGAAGATGAAGACGGTCCACGTATGATCCACACACCATGGTATGAGGAACCGATTCCTTTTCATGAAGCAGCTGAAATTGGAACAAGGAAGGTTATCCAGGAGCATTCAACATTAGGAGTCGTCGTCACAACGGACGGTTCAATCGGGGAAATTCCGCGCTATGATTACGTAGAATCAGAGGAAAGGATCATCGATGAACTTAAGGAAGTCGGAAAACCGTTTATCATGGTCATCAACTCTGTGCATCCGCATCATCCGGAAACTGAAAAGCTTCGAAGGGATCTTACTGAAAAGCATGATATCCCAGTTCTGTCACTTAGTGTTGAGAGTATGACAGAGCATGATATCAATAACGTTTTAAGAGAAGTATTGTATGAATTCCCTGTACTCGAAGTGAATGTAAACCTACCAAGCTGGGTCATGGTCCTTAACAATGAGCACTGGCTCCGATTAAGCTATGAAGAGTCCGTCCGTGATACCGTCAAAGACATTAAACGTTTAAGGGATGTCGACCGGGTTGTTGGTAATTTCACAGATTTCGAATTCATCGATGAAGCTCGCCTCGCAGGAATCGAAATGGGTCAAGGGATCGCTGAAATCGACTTATATGCACCAGATGATTTATATGACCAAATTTTAAAAGAAGTTGTAGGGGTTGAGATTCGCGGTAAAGATCATTTACTACAACTGATGCAGGAGTTTGCTCACGCGAAATCCGAATACGATCAAATTGCAGATGCATTAAGAATGGTTAAACAGACGGGATATGGAATTGCGGCACCTGCACTTAGTGACATGAGCCTCGATGAGCCTGAAATCATCCGTCAAGGATCTCGTTTCGGTGTACGTCTTAAGGCAGTCGCACCATCCATCCACATGATAAAAGTCGATGTAGAATCAGAATTTGCACCAATCATCGGTACAGAGAAACAGAGCGAAGAGCTTGTAAGATACCTCATGCAAGACTTTGAAGATGATCCACTATCCATTTGGAATTCTGACATTTTCGGAAGGTCACTCAATTCGATCGTTCGAGAAGGCATCCAAGCTAAGCTTTCACTTATGCCAGAAAATGCACGCTATAAACTAAAAGAAACACTTGAACGGATCATTAATGAGGGATCAGGCGGGTTAATCGCAATCATTCTTTAG
- a CDS encoding flagellar brake protein, whose product MLSIGDTLYLDFKQPNELLKFKCKVEYVGEEVIHVTYPTNIHTDKTEFLMVGSLFEAQFITKEKATFVFPSELVDRKKDRIPLLVLKYPKAEQHEKIQRRAFVRVETSVDVSVHSLDHQFSPFKTFTSDISAGGCAIVLPEKHSIMDDMIIECWIVLPLKNKYQYIRQNAKVIRVLKGNPRERDKAPLEFLDVNETDRQSILRFCFEEQLLLKKKGLL is encoded by the coding sequence ATGCTATCGATTGGTGACACTCTTTATTTAGATTTCAAACAGCCGAATGAGCTGTTAAAGTTCAAGTGCAAAGTGGAATACGTAGGGGAAGAAGTAATTCACGTAACCTATCCGACAAACATACATACAGATAAAACTGAATTTTTAATGGTAGGTTCATTATTTGAGGCTCAGTTCATAACGAAAGAGAAAGCAACATTTGTATTTCCATCCGAATTAGTGGACAGAAAGAAGGACCGTATCCCTTTACTAGTTCTAAAATATCCGAAAGCAGAACAGCATGAAAAAATTCAAAGAAGAGCCTTCGTCCGTGTTGAAACCTCAGTGGATGTGTCGGTTCACTCATTAGATCACCAATTCAGTCCATTTAAGACTTTCACTTCTGATATTAGCGCGGGTGGATGCGCAATCGTACTGCCTGAAAAACACTCGATAATGGATGATATGATCATAGAATGCTGGATTGTACTTCCGTTAAAAAACAAGTACCAATATATCCGACAAAATGCGAAGGTCATTCGTGTCCTTAAGGGAAATCCAAGAGAACGAGATAAGGCACCACTCGAGTTTCTTGATGTCAATGAAACAGACAGACAGTCCATACTCCGTTTTTGTTTTGAAGAACAGCTACTCTTAAAAAAGAAAGGCTTACTTTAG
- a CDS encoding NAD(P)H-dependent glycerol-3-phosphate dehydrogenase: MKRVAVIGAGSWGTALAMVLADNGHDVRLWARRPEQVDEINKEHTNKRYLPEIQLPQNIIATTDLEEVIAKTDTIVLVTPTKAMREILQSLKVLLKSPVTIVHASKGIEPDTLLRVSEVIGDEIPEQLRKDIVVLSGPSHAEEVSLRQPTTVTVSSKDLKTAEQIQDLFINPNFRVYTNPDIIGVELGGALKNIIALGAGLSDGLGYGDNAKAALLTRGLAEIARLGTIMGAKPLTFAGLSGLGDLVATCTSVHSRNWRAGNLLGKGQTLDEVLGNIGMVVEGVRTTNAAHQLAQKEGVEMPIVNELYDVLFHSKSPKEAVDSLMKRSRTHEGEDLQSLISDRYSLDEKSNR, from the coding sequence ATGAAAAGGGTAGCTGTAATAGGTGCCGGAAGCTGGGGAACCGCTCTTGCAATGGTTCTGGCTGACAATGGACACGATGTTCGTCTATGGGCTCGACGTCCAGAACAAGTGGATGAAATCAATAAAGAACATACGAACAAAAGATATTTACCTGAAATCCAACTTCCGCAGAATATCATTGCGACAACCGATCTGGAAGAGGTTATTGCAAAAACCGATACAATTGTACTCGTAACACCTACAAAAGCAATGAGGGAAATTTTACAAAGCCTTAAAGTACTCCTGAAAAGTCCTGTAACGATTGTTCATGCTAGTAAGGGGATTGAGCCAGATACGCTCTTGCGTGTTTCTGAAGTGATTGGGGATGAAATTCCTGAGCAGCTTCGAAAGGACATCGTCGTTCTTTCTGGACCGAGTCATGCTGAAGAAGTAAGCCTCCGTCAACCAACCACGGTGACGGTTTCTTCAAAGGACCTGAAAACTGCAGAACAAATTCAAGACCTCTTCATCAATCCGAATTTTAGAGTATATACAAATCCCGATATCATCGGTGTTGAGCTTGGTGGAGCACTTAAGAATATCATTGCGCTTGGAGCCGGGTTGTCCGACGGCCTCGGATATGGGGACAATGCAAAAGCAGCACTGTTGACAAGAGGCCTTGCTGAAATCGCACGCCTCGGTACAATTATGGGAGCAAAGCCTTTGACGTTCGCAGGCTTATCCGGATTAGGGGATCTTGTCGCCACGTGTACGAGTGTCCATAGTCGGAACTGGCGAGCAGGGAATCTGCTCGGAAAAGGCCAAACTCTTGATGAGGTCCTTGGGAACATAGGGATGGTCGTTGAAGGCGTACGTACGACGAATGCGGCTCATCAGCTTGCGCAAAAAGAAGGAGTGGAAATGCCGATAGTCAACGAATTGTATGATGTGCTTTTTCATTCGAAATCTCCAAAAGAAGCTGTGGATTCATTAATGAAGCGAAGTCGGACTCATGAAGGGGAAGACCTTCAGTCCTTAATATCTGATCGTTATTCATTGGACGAAAAAAGCAACCGATAA
- a CDS encoding stage VI sporulation protein F, which produces MDRNNFMDDVEKKTGVKKNDIFKLADSVQNANLRDEKTIRQLIAQVSRLAGVPVSKEKEEQIVNAILKNNIPLDMTSIAKMFKQK; this is translated from the coding sequence ATGGACAGAAACAATTTTATGGATGACGTTGAGAAGAAAACCGGCGTTAAAAAGAATGACATTTTTAAATTGGCAGATTCCGTACAAAATGCAAATTTACGCGATGAGAAAACAATTCGTCAGCTAATTGCCCAAGTTTCGCGATTAGCCGGTGTTCCTGTATCTAAGGAAAAAGAAGAACAAATTGTAAATGCGATACTAAAAAATAACATCCCTCTGGACATGACCTCGATCGCGAAAATGTTCAAACAAAAATAA
- the plsY gene encoding glycerol-3-phosphate 1-O-acyltransferase PlsY: MDLLNILLVSLIGYLIGSISFSYLIAKKIKKVDIRTQGSGNAGATNTLRVLGWGPAIAVLLLDTFKGIAAVLISYWLGVEGWIAFFAGLFAIVGHNWPIYYGFRGGKGVATTIGVFAILVFQPTLIAGIIAILIIVFTRYVSLGSLLLMILTPILTALFGNYDSSYILLAVVISLLSIWRHRTNIIRLVKGTENKIGQRKEVSG, from the coding sequence ATGGACTTACTTAACATACTATTAGTCAGCTTGATCGGCTACTTGATCGGATCCATCAGCTTTAGTTATCTGATTGCGAAAAAAATTAAAAAGGTCGATATCCGTACGCAAGGGAGCGGAAATGCGGGCGCAACGAATACGCTGAGAGTACTCGGTTGGGGACCGGCGATTGCTGTCCTATTGCTCGATACATTTAAAGGGATTGCTGCAGTTTTGATCAGTTATTGGCTTGGGGTCGAAGGTTGGATTGCATTTTTTGCAGGTCTCTTCGCTATCGTGGGTCATAACTGGCCGATTTATTACGGTTTTCGAGGTGGAAAGGGTGTCGCAACTACGATCGGTGTATTTGCGATTCTTGTATTCCAGCCCACTCTCATCGCTGGCATCATAGCTATTTTAATAATTGTATTTACAAGATACGTCTCACTCGGATCCTTATTATTGATGATTTTGACACCTATTTTGACTGCGCTGTTTGGCAATTACGATTCATCTTACATACTGCTTGCTGTTGTGATCAGCCTATTATCAATTTGGAGACACCGCACCAATATTATCCGTCTTGTGAAAGGAACCGAAAATAAAATTGGACAACGAAAGGAAGTGTCTGGCTGA
- a CDS encoding YpfB family protein: MKTVERFLIKTIIAQFIFLMIAQWVITHQDWAYHLNRVYEYEGIMTEQRGETVETIDRSNILWYDEISEK; encoded by the coding sequence ATGAAAACGGTTGAACGGTTTTTAATCAAAACCATTATTGCTCAATTCATATTCCTGATGATTGCTCAGTGGGTGATCACCCATCAAGATTGGGCATATCATTTAAACAGGGTTTATGAATACGAAGGAATTATGACAGAGCAACGCGGAGAGACGGTTGAAACGATAGACCGGTCAAATATACTATGGTATGATGAAATTAGTGAAAAATAG
- the der gene encoding ribosome biogenesis GTPase Der yields the protein MQKPVVAVVGRPNVGKSTIFNRVIGDRLAIVEDKPGVTRDRIYSSAEWLNREFNVIDTGGIDLGDEPLLKQMREQADVAINEADVIIFMVNGREGVTSADEEVAQILFRSKKPVVLAVNKIDNPERMNEVYEFYSLGFGEPIAISGSHGLGLGDLLDAVIKHFPQEDEDDYDDTTIKFSLIGRPNVGKSSLVNSILGKERSIVSDVAGTTRDAIDATFTKDEQDYVIIDTAGMRKKGKVYETTEKYSVLRALKAIDRSDVVLVVLNAEEGIIEQDKKIAGYAHEAGRAVIIVVNKWDAIEKNDKTLKEFEQKIRDHFLFLDYAPIVFVSAKTKQRLHTLLPVIETVAENHSMRVKTNVLNDVIMDAVMMNPTPTDKGKRLKINYVTQVATKPPTFVLFVNDPELLHFSYKRFIDNRIRDAFGFKGTPIRIIARRKSD from the coding sequence ATGCAGAAACCCGTTGTTGCAGTCGTTGGAAGACCGAATGTTGGAAAGTCTACCATTTTCAACAGAGTTATTGGTGACCGGCTTGCGATTGTAGAAGATAAGCCTGGTGTGACAAGAGACCGAATTTATAGTTCGGCCGAATGGTTAAACAGAGAATTTAATGTAATTGATACCGGTGGGATTGATCTAGGAGACGAGCCGTTATTGAAACAGATGAGGGAACAGGCAGATGTTGCAATAAACGAAGCCGACGTCATCATTTTCATGGTAAATGGCCGGGAGGGGGTTACGTCTGCTGATGAAGAAGTTGCTCAAATCCTGTTCCGATCAAAAAAACCGGTCGTACTTGCAGTTAATAAGATCGATAATCCTGAACGTATGAACGAAGTGTATGAGTTTTATTCACTTGGATTTGGTGAACCGATTGCGATATCTGGATCACATGGACTTGGGCTAGGTGATTTACTGGATGCTGTCATCAAGCATTTTCCACAAGAAGATGAAGATGATTATGACGATACGACCATTAAATTTTCATTAATCGGACGACCGAATGTTGGAAAATCCTCACTCGTAAACTCGATTTTAGGGAAAGAACGATCGATTGTAAGCGATGTTGCGGGCACGACGCGGGATGCGATCGATGCGACGTTTACAAAAGATGAACAGGATTATGTCATCATCGATACGGCTGGTATGCGGAAAAAGGGTAAGGTGTATGAAACGACAGAAAAATATAGTGTTCTAAGAGCGTTGAAAGCAATTGACCGTTCTGATGTTGTACTTGTCGTTTTGAATGCAGAGGAAGGAATCATTGAGCAGGATAAAAAGATCGCCGGGTATGCACATGAGGCTGGACGAGCGGTCATCATCGTCGTTAATAAATGGGATGCAATCGAAAAGAATGATAAAACGTTAAAAGAATTCGAACAAAAGATACGTGATCATTTCTTGTTCCTTGATTATGCACCTATCGTCTTCGTTTCCGCAAAAACGAAACAACGACTCCATACGTTGCTCCCTGTCATTGAGACGGTTGCAGAAAATCATAGCATGCGTGTAAAGACAAATGTGTTGAACGATGTCATCATGGATGCTGTTATGATGAACCCGACGCCAACTGATAAAGGAAAGCGTTTGAAAATCAATTACGTGACTCAGGTGGCTACGAAGCCGCCAACCTTTGTTTTATTTGTCAACGATCCGGAGCTCCTTCATTTTTCCTATAAACGGTTTATTGATAACCGTATCCGCGATGCATTCGGCTTTAAAGGGACACCGATCCGTATCATCGCAAGAAGAAAAAGTGATTAG
- the rpsA gene encoding 30S ribosomal protein S1 has protein sequence MADELNQELSEIKPLETGDEVEGTVTKVEEKHALIDAGYKMDGILPISELSSLHVEKVSDVLTDGDKLTLKVIKLTEEELVLSKRAVTASKAWTELKEAQEKNSTLDVQIADVVKGGLVVDLGVRGFIPASLVERHFVEDFSSYKGKTLEVKIVELDEQNNKLILSHRAVLEQHEESKKQEILHSLESGQVLEGTVQRLTDFGAFVDIGGIDGLVHISQLAHHRVETPSEVVKEGDTVKVKVLSVDRDNERISLSIKETLPGPWDNVSETLEKGQVVEGTVKRLVSFGAFVEVASGVEGLVHISEIANRHIGTPGEVLSQGDVVKVKVLDINPSEKRISLSIRATLEEENRPSKIDPEYSKETDGNSGFSLGDMIGDQLKKYK, from the coding sequence ATGGCTGATGAATTGAACCAAGAGTTATCTGAAATCAAACCTTTGGAAACGGGGGATGAAGTAGAGGGTACCGTTACGAAGGTTGAAGAAAAACATGCCTTAATCGATGCAGGATATAAAATGGATGGAATCCTGCCAATCAGTGAACTTTCCAGCTTACATGTTGAAAAAGTGAGCGATGTTTTAACTGATGGAGATAAATTGACTTTAAAAGTAATAAAACTTACTGAAGAGGAACTCGTGTTATCAAAACGAGCTGTTACCGCTTCAAAAGCATGGACGGAGCTTAAAGAAGCACAAGAAAAAAACAGCACGTTAGATGTTCAAATTGCTGACGTGGTAAAAGGCGGACTTGTCGTTGATCTAGGAGTGCGTGGATTTATCCCTGCATCATTAGTTGAACGCCACTTCGTAGAAGACTTTTCATCGTACAAAGGGAAAACATTAGAAGTGAAGATCGTTGAACTTGATGAGCAAAACAACAAGTTGATTTTATCCCACCGTGCAGTACTAGAACAACATGAAGAATCCAAAAAACAAGAAATTCTCCATTCGCTTGAATCAGGCCAAGTTTTAGAAGGTACAGTTCAGCGGTTGACTGACTTTGGTGCATTTGTTGACATCGGTGGTATCGATGGTCTTGTGCACATCTCGCAGCTTGCACATCATCGTGTCGAAACACCTTCAGAGGTTGTAAAAGAAGGCGATACGGTAAAAGTAAAAGTGCTTTCTGTCGATCGTGACAATGAACGCATTTCATTATCAATCAAGGAAACGTTACCAGGACCGTGGGACAATGTCAGCGAGACGTTGGAAAAAGGTCAGGTTGTTGAAGGAACTGTCAAGCGCCTCGTATCATTCGGAGCCTTCGTTGAGGTCGCTTCTGGCGTAGAAGGACTCGTTCATATATCAGAAATTGCAAACCGTCATATCGGAACACCAGGCGAAGTGCTCTCTCAAGGGGATGTTGTAAAAGTGAAGGTACTTGACATCAACCCATCAGAAAAACGGATTTCTTTAAGTATCCGGGCTACTCTTGAAGAAGAGAACCGTCCTTCTAAAATTGATCCGGAGTACAGCAAAGAAACAGATGGAAACTCAGGCTTTTCTTTAGGAGATATGATTGGTGACCAACTGAAAAAATATAAGTAA
- a CDS encoding YpzI family protein: MGKDRQEKKLKQSRKVESDRDQALHHAGSARLDTPEQARKENR; the protein is encoded by the coding sequence ATGGGAAAAGATCGTCAAGAAAAGAAATTGAAACAATCAAGAAAAGTCGAATCTGATCGAGATCAAGCACTTCATCATGCGGGTTCTGCGCGGTTGGATACACCTGAACAGGCACGTAAAGAAAACCGATAG
- the ypeB gene encoding germination protein YpeB, giving the protein MIRTILISILALAVIGTGYWGYKEHQEKNAILINAENNYQRAFHDLNFHMDALEDKIGATLAMNSGQQLSPALAEVWRLTSEAHNDVGQLPLALLPFNKTEEFLSKIGEFSYRIAIRDLKKDPLSDKEYQTLESLHQHANEIKNELRKVQSLVLKENLRWMDVELALATNEEPKDNTIIDGFKTVSKSVEGYSEVNWGPEMTKISELEDNKYKTLSGKEISKQEAKKKALEFLNLKTDSKVVVEENGKGSPYEAYRVSINEPDSNSNIYMELTKKGGHPVWILQEREVGESKISLYKATQKAQQFLKKHAMDEMELTQSDQYDNTGVFTYVKMQDGVRIYPQSVTIKVALDNGDIIGYEGMNYLIGEKERKIDKPALSQQEAEKKMNPKLKIMETHQGIIVNDLGEEAHCYEFLATLNNQTYRIFINADTGIEEKVNKLDDINAAVNGL; this is encoded by the coding sequence ATGATCCGAACAATACTTATTTCGATATTGGCACTTGCTGTAATCGGAACAGGGTACTGGGGGTATAAAGAACATCAGGAAAAGAACGCAATTCTCATCAATGCCGAAAACAATTATCAACGTGCCTTCCATGATTTGAACTTTCACATGGATGCACTAGAAGATAAAATCGGCGCAACACTAGCGATGAACTCAGGGCAACAGCTCTCACCTGCACTAGCAGAAGTATGGCGGTTGACATCGGAAGCACATAACGATGTCGGACAGTTACCCTTAGCATTGCTTCCGTTCAATAAAACCGAGGAGTTCTTGTCAAAAATCGGTGAGTTCAGTTATCGAATTGCGATTAGAGATTTAAAAAAGGATCCTCTATCTGATAAGGAATATCAGACACTCGAGAGTTTGCATCAGCATGCAAATGAAATAAAGAATGAGCTTAGAAAGGTTCAATCGCTTGTATTAAAGGAAAACTTACGGTGGATGGATGTTGAACTCGCCCTTGCCACAAATGAAGAACCGAAGGACAATACGATCATAGATGGTTTCAAAACAGTATCAAAATCTGTAGAAGGTTATTCAGAAGTCAACTGGGGACCAGAAATGACGAAAATCAGTGAGTTAGAGGATAATAAATACAAAACATTAAGTGGGAAGGAAATTTCGAAACAGGAAGCAAAAAAGAAAGCATTGGAATTTCTCAATCTCAAAACCGACAGTAAGGTAGTTGTAGAGGAAAATGGAAAAGGATCGCCTTACGAAGCGTACCGTGTATCAATCAATGAACCGGATAGCAACTCCAATATTTACATGGAATTGACGAAAAAAGGTGGCCATCCAGTTTGGATCCTGCAGGAGCGAGAAGTAGGAGAATCGAAGATCAGCCTGTATAAAGCAACGCAAAAGGCCCAACAATTTCTGAAAAAGCACGCGATGGATGAGATGGAACTAACGCAAAGCGACCAATATGATAATACAGGGGTATTCACCTATGTGAAAATGCAGGATGGTGTGCGAATTTATCCGCAATCCGTTACGATCAAGGTTGCTTTAGATAATGGCGATATCATCGGTTATGAAGGAATGAACTATTTGATTGGTGAAAAAGAGCGGAAAATCGATAAACCCGCATTATCACAACAAGAAGCGGAAAAAAAGATGAACCCTAAATTGAAAATTATGGAAACGCATCAGGGGATCATTGTTAACGACCTTGGAGAAGAGGCTCATTGCTATGAATTCTTAGCCACCTTGAATAATCAAACATACCGCATATTCATTAATGCCGATACAGGTATAGAAGAAAAGGTGAACAAACTGGATGACATCAATGCAGCTGTCAATGGACTCTAA
- a CDS encoding 1-acyl-sn-glycerol-3-phosphate acyltransferase produces the protein MNLYAFGRSLFNGIFKGGYRVEVIGVENVPKDSGVLICSNHISNLDPPLVGTTANNRTVHFMAKSELFDFPILKQVLPRVNAFPVKRGMSDKQALRKGLQLLRDGKAVGLFPEGTRTRTGKVGQGLAGAGFFALKTDAKVVPCAIIGPIKLFHKFKIVYGKPIDLTELKERKASAKEATEKIMNEIQQLYDDNK, from the coding sequence GTGAATCTTTATGCGTTTGGCCGTTCATTGTTTAACGGCATTTTTAAAGGGGGATACCGTGTTGAGGTCATCGGTGTGGAGAACGTTCCAAAAGATAGCGGCGTTTTGATTTGCTCAAATCATATAAGTAATCTCGATCCACCGCTGGTAGGTACGACTGCAAATAATCGAACCGTTCACTTTATGGCAAAGTCGGAATTGTTCGATTTTCCTATACTAAAACAGGTTCTGCCGAGGGTCAATGCGTTCCCTGTCAAGAGAGGCATGAGTGATAAACAGGCACTTAGAAAAGGACTTCAGCTTCTCAGGGACGGAAAGGCAGTTGGACTTTTTCCAGAAGGAACAAGAACTAGAACGGGAAAGGTTGGACAAGGACTCGCTGGTGCAGGTTTTTTTGCATTGAAAACAGATGCTAAGGTCGTACCTTGTGCCATCATCGGACCCATTAAACTCTTTCACAAGTTTAAAATTGTTTATGGAAAGCCGATCGATCTTACTGAACTTAAAGAACGAAAGGCTTCAGCAAAAGAAGCTACAGAAAAAATCATGAACGAGATACAACAGCTTTACGATGATAATAAGTAG
- a CDS encoding DUF2768 domain-containing protein produces MSEGLIKMWISLSAIGLMFVAVLSISISRIKLRGFFKSIVAIFAYACMITAGLMIVYVVFSGPVQK; encoded by the coding sequence ATGTCCGAAGGTTTAATTAAAATGTGGATCTCGCTTTCTGCGATTGGATTAATGTTCGTAGCAGTACTTTCGATTTCAATCAGTCGGATTAAACTGAGGGGATTTTTCAAATCCATCGTGGCAATCTTTGCATATGCCTGTATGATTACAGCTGGTTTAATGATTGTATACGTTGTATTTAGCGGACCTGTACAGAAATAG
- the cmk gene encoding (d)CMP kinase: MSKLNKIAIDGPAGAGKSTVAKMVADRLSYVYIDTGAMYRAVTLKALENDIDITDARVLEEMIKQTVIDLRKSDHGQIVLLDGKNVSEDIRLSKVTNNVSEVARHKEVRVEMVKRQKELSHEHSVVMDGRDIGTHVLPDAQVKIFLVASVEERAKRRHRENAEKGFSSNFEQIKQEIEQRDLIDSGREVSPLKKAEDAIELDTTSMSIEEVVDAILKIVQNKERV, from the coding sequence ATGAGTAAGCTGAATAAAATAGCAATTGACGGTCCGGCTGGAGCAGGAAAAAGTACAGTCGCTAAAATGGTGGCGGATCGACTATCTTATGTTTACATAGATACTGGTGCGATGTACCGTGCTGTAACGTTGAAAGCTCTAGAAAATGATATTGATATCACGGATGCTCGAGTATTAGAAGAAATGATCAAACAGACTGTCATCGATCTACGAAAAAGTGACCATGGCCAAATTGTTTTATTGGATGGAAAGAATGTCTCAGAAGATATTCGATTGTCTAAAGTGACCAACAATGTATCAGAGGTGGCTCGACATAAGGAAGTAAGAGTTGAAATGGTTAAGCGGCAAAAGGAATTAAGTCATGAACACTCTGTTGTGATGGATGGTCGGGATATTGGTACGCATGTCCTCCCAGATGCACAGGTTAAAATCTTTTTGGTTGCTTCTGTTGAGGAACGTGCAAAAAGAAGACATCGAGAAAATGCGGAAAAAGGATTTTCTTCAAATTTTGAGCAAATAAAACAGGAAATCGAACAGCGTGATCTGATCGATTCAGGTCGTGAAGTTTCTCCGTTAAAGAAAGCAGAAGACGCAATTGAACTCGATACGACTTCAATGTCTATCGAAGAAGTTGTCGATGCCATTTTGAAGATTGTTCAAAATAAAGAAAGGGTTTGA